In Gymnogyps californianus isolate 813 chromosome 29, ASM1813914v2, whole genome shotgun sequence, the following are encoded in one genomic region:
- the LOC127026841 gene encoding claw keratin-like — MSCSSLCVPSCGVAAPAPLADTANEPCVRQCPDSTVVIQPPASVVTFPGPILSSFPQYSVVGSAGAPGVGGGYGGTFGGRGGFGGLGGYGGYGGYGLYGGYGGYGLYGGYGGFGGCGYGGWARGHRYLSGNCGPC; from the coding sequence AtgtcctgctccagcctgtgTGTGCCTTCCTGTGGGGtggccgccccggccccgctggcTGACACCGCCAACGAGCCCTGCGTGCGGCAGTGCCCCGACTCCACGGTGGTGATCCAGCCCCCAGCCTCGGTGGTCACCTTCCCCGggcccatcctcagctccttcccgcagTACAGTGTTGTTGGCTCGGCGGGAGCCCCCGGCGTTGGAGGGGGCTACGGCGGCACTTTTGGAGGCCGTGGTGGTTTTGGAGGCCTTGGGGGCTATGGAGGCTATGGAGGCTATGGGCTTTATGGGGGCTATGGAGGTTATGGGCTTTATGGGGGCTACGGAGGCTTTGGGGGTTGCGGATATGGCGGCTGGGCCCGAGGCCACAGGTACCTCAGTGGCAACTGTGGGCCCTGTTAA
- the LOC127026830 gene encoding claw keratin-like, whose protein sequence is MPCSSLCVPSCGVAAPAPLADTANEPCVRQCPDSTVVIQPPASVVTFPGPILSSFPQYSVVGSAGAPGVGGGYGGTFGGRGGFGGLGGYGGYGGYGLYGGYGGYGLYGGYGGYGLYGGYGGFGGCGYGGWARGHRYLSGNCGPC, encoded by the coding sequence atgccctgctccagcctgtgtGTGCCTTCCTGTGGGGTGGCCGCCCCGGCCCCACTGGCTGACACCGCCAACGAGCCCTGCGTGCGGCAGTGCCCCGACTCCACGGTGGTGATCCAGCCCCCAGCCTCGGTGGTCACCTTCCCCGggcccatcctcagctccttcccgcagTACAGCGTTGTTGGCTCGGCGGGAGCCCCCGGCGTTGGAGGGGGCTACGGCGGCACTTTTGGAGGCCGTGGTGGTTTTGGAGGCCTTGGGGGCTATGGAGGCTATGGAGGCTATGGGCTTTATGGGGGCTATGGAGGTTATGGGCTTTATGGAGGCTATGGAGGTTATGGGCTTTATGGGGGCTACGGAGGCTTTGGGGGCTGCGGATATGGCGGCTGGGCCCGAGGCCACAGGTACCTCAGTGGCAACTGTGGGCCCTGCTAA
- the LOC127026840 gene encoding claw keratin-like yields MSCSSLCVPSCGVAAPAPLADTANEPCVRQCPDSTVVIQPPASVVTFPGPILSSFPQYSVVGSAGAPGVGGGYGGTFGGRGGFGGLGGYGGYGGYGLYGGYGGYGLYGGYGGFGGCGYGGWRRGHRYLSGNCGPC; encoded by the coding sequence AtgtcctgctccagcctgtgTGTGCCTTCCTGTGGGGtggccgccccggccccgctggcTGACACCGCCAACGAGCCCTGCGTGCGGCAGTGCCCCGACTCCACGGTGGTGATCCAGCCCCCAGCCTCGGTGGTCACCTTCCCCGggcccatcctcagctccttcccgcagTACAGCGTTGTTGGCTCGGCGGGAGCCCCTGGCGTTGGAGGGGGCTACGGCGGCACTTTTGGAGGCCGTGGTGGTTTTGGAGGCCTTGGGGGCTATGGAGGCTATGGAGGCTATGGGCTTTATGGGGGCTATGGAGGCTATGGGCTTTATGGGGGCTACGGAGGCTTTGGGGGTTGCGGATACGGTGGCTGGCGCCGAGGCCACAGGTACCTCAGTGGCAACTGTGGGCCCTGCTAA
- the LOC127026838 gene encoding claw keratin-like has product MSCSSLCVPSCGVAAPAPLADTANEPCVRQCPDSTVVIQPPASVVTFPGPILSSFPQYSVVGSAGAPGVGGGYGGTFGGRGGFGGLGGYGGYGGYGLYGGYGGYGLYGGYGGFGGCGYGGWRRGHRYLSGNCGPC; this is encoded by the coding sequence AtgtcctgctccagcctgtgTGTGCCTTCCTGTGGGGtggccgccccggccccgctggcTGACACCGCCAACGAGCCCTGCGTGCGGCAGTGCCCCGACTCCACGGTGGTGATCCAGCCCCCAGCCTCGGTGGTCACCTTCCCCGggcccatcctcagctccttcccgcagTACAGCGTTGTTGGCTCAGCGGGAGCCCCCGGCGTTGGAGGGGGCTACGGCGGCACTTTTGGAGGCCGTGGTGGTTTTGGAGGCCTTGGGGGCTATGGAGGCTATGGAGGCTATGGGCTTTATGGGGGCTATGGAGGCTATGGGCTTTATGGGGGCTACGGAGGCTTTGGGGGTTGCGGATACGGTGGCTGGCGCCGAGGCCACAGGTACCTCAGTGGCAACTGTGGGCCCTGCTAA
- the LOC127026837 gene encoding claw keratin-like translates to MSCSSLCVPSCGVAAPAPLADTANEPCVRQCPDSTVVIQPPASVVTFPGPILSSFPQYSVVGSAGAPGVGGGYGGTFGGRGGFGGLGGYGGYGGYGLYGGYGGYGLYGGYGGFGGCGYGGWARGHRYLSGNCGPC, encoded by the coding sequence AtgtcctgctccagcctgtgTGTGCCTTCCTGTGGGGtggccgccccggccccgctggcTGACACCGCCAACGAGCCCTGCGTGCGGCAGTGCCCCGACTCCACGGTGGTGATCCAGCCCCCAGCCTCGGTGGTCACCTTCCCCGggcccatcctcagctccttcccgcagTACAGCGTTGTTGGCTCGGCGGGAGCCCCCGGCGTTGGAGGGGGCTACGGCGGCACTTTTGGAGGCCGTGGTGGTTTTGGAGGCCTTGGGGGCTATGGAGGCTATGGAGGCTATGGGCTTTATGGGGGCTATGGAGGTTATGGGCTTTATGGGGGCTACGGAGGCTTTGGGGGTTGCGGATATGGCGGCTGGGCCCGAGGCCACAGGTACCTCAGTGGCAACTGTGGGCCCTGCTAA